The DNA segment CGCGGCGTTCAAGGACCGGTACCGAACGTACCCGCCGATGAACAAATTCAGATGGTGCGTGAGTTTTACAATAACTTGATCAGCGCTCAACCTTACCGCTTGCCTTAAGCTTGTCCAGGGCAGACCGCTCAACTTGCCTTACGCGTTCGCGTGTCAAATTGAGAAGACCACCTATCTCGTCAAGCGTTTGCCCGTCTTCCTTTTCGGCCACATCCAGAGAGCAAGTCTCCTCAAGCTCCCATGGCTCCTTATCGGGGTAATTAAATACAATCGAGCCTTTTTCTGTCACGTCCAAATAGAGATGATGGGAGCATGATACGAACAGGCAAGGGCGTGCTTTCATGCGGCAATCTTCCCTTACAGAAGGTCTATCATACTCGATAACCTCCAAGCTGGGGTGACCCTCTCTATTGGCCTTGCTTTTCTCTCGCTCGAGCTGACGACGCGATACGGTTCTTGGTTTGACAGATTTTGTTTTATTGGGCCCAACTGATTGCCTCGAAGTCGCCCTGGAACTCTCCAGCTCAGTCTTCGACCCAGCATAAGTTGTAACTGTCTTGCACCCGATAGGTGCACCCGCTCTATGTTTTCCTCTTTTTAGTGCCGACATTTTCTTCCCCGTGATTTCATTAGTGCGTAACCAACCGCACGAACCACAATTCAAACATAACGTCTGAAGCGCATTTGTGGTCGAACCTCTAGTAAATCGAATGCGATGTAATCCTTCCAGCGCTAATTGATGAAGAAGTACCGGCTCCGACAACACAGAACTTAATATGAACTTACATAAGAGGTTCAATATTCCATCAAAGCGTACAAACTCATTATTTTATCAGCGTCTGAATACTTCAATGACGATAGAAGTCTTGTTCCTGACGGATAAGGCTATAGGCTTGAACTTCTAAGGAACGAATGCACCATGCGCGATGCCAGATTACTAAGAGGACTCTTAGCGGTTAAGATAGTCTATTCAGCGGGGCCCAATAGAGGAATGACAATACAAGATATTGTACGGCGCTTGTTTGAGAATCACGATATCATCGCCACAGAGCGAACGATTTTAAGAGACCTGAATACGGCTCAAGATGCTGGCTTCGTTACCAACGATAGACATCTCGGTAATCGGCCTATCAAATGGAAGAGAACGTCGGCGTTACTTGAGTAATGGGCGCTGTCTGAGCCGTAGACATCCTCTGGGTGATACTCATATCGTCGTCTGTTATTGAACTCGATTTCTCTAGAGAGAAAAGCGTTTCAGAATGCTTGAATCCAAGTGAGTGATAGATTCGCCGAGCATCATCGTGAGCCGGCGCAACAACTACAAGCTGGTCAACATCATCGAGCGTCAAGGCCAATGAACCAATCTCATACATCAGTGTGCTACACACCCCCCTTCGACGGTACGCAGGGTGAGTGACCACATGTTGAAAACGTCCCAATCCTTCACCAGTAAACATGCCGAGAGTTCCGACAAGGTGCTCCCCAACAAAAGCTCCAAACCATGCGCCAGCCTTTTTCATGGCCAAGGCACGGTAATGTTCTACTTTTCGTTCGAGGTATCTTCGGTATGCTTTCTCGTCATGAATTGGGTCACGGACGAGCATGAGTAAATCAAGGACAGAGCGCCACTGATCAACTCTGTTTATCTCGCTGATGCGGATTTCCTGGTTTCCATAAACCGGCGGGTAAATTTCGGAAGCTGTAAAAACCCGTGACTCATTCAAGTGAAAACCGAGCGCTAAAAATTCCTCGGAATCACCCGGGATTCCCTCTGGGCTATCCCACGTAAATGCCACGTGTCCTACGTTTGGCTGATCTGCAAACTCACGATGGAAGAAGTATTCCCAGCTGCGCGCATTACAAAGCTGAGCATCAAGCATGGCCGGGGGGTGTTTAAAGAGAAGAAAATTGCCCCAGCAATCATCTGGATTATGTGCCGATTTGACTAAGATATAATCTCTGCAGTCCTCGATAACGCTCTTGTGTGACGCAATCATCAGGTCACTTCTTAATCCCAAAGACTTTATCTCGTGCATCGAACTCATACTTAGCTCCTCAAAGAGGTTACGTAACACAATGCGTCAGGCTCTTGGATTAACGCATGTAGAACGCCGTTTGGCATTCCTCTTCAGACAAAATTTTCAATAACCGGGGAAGGCTATCTTCAAGGTATGGGAGGCAGATTTTTATAGATGTGACCCAGATCACAAGCTGGCATAAAATTGTTCATCTTCTCAAAAATTTTGTTCTTTTGATCCAAATAGGCATTTCCTGCCTCGGTGCGGCGTCCACCCCGAGTTCATTTTCCTAGTTTCCAGCCAGTCGGCCACACCTACGCAATCGGCCTGGCCATCGATTGATACATACCTTTACTCACATAGAAATCACGCCAGTTCCTGCCTAACATTGAAACAGCCATGTTTACCTGAAGAGGAGTACACAATGATTTGCAGCATCAGCAGCTTGAAGCCGGAGCAATTGACTCGAATTCAAAACCTCGAAAAAGAGGTAGGGCAGACGCTCTTGGCGATATCTTTTAATGAGGTAAAGATGTCGAATCCCGAGCAGGAGGCGCTTAAAAAAATCCAAGCAGTCGAAGCTGAACTTGGAGTCGTTCTCTTAGCGGTTAAAGGCTAGGGGACTCGGCTCACTCTGGAGCCTCAAGATGCCGTTCGCGCATCAGCAAGAAAAGCGGCCACGCCACCGCGTAAGCCACGAAAAGAGCAACGGGAATACAAACCAAGCCCATCTTCATTTTGATGCGCGAGCATTCGGCCACACAAAAAACAATAAACCCTGCTAACCCAATGGCAACATCAACCGAAATAAAACTGGCTGCTGGGTTGGCATAACCATCGGCCATAAATCTTGCCCAATCGAAAGCAATCAAATTCGCTATCGTAAATTCACCGCTGGTCTGCTCAACAAACTGAATTAGATAATATTGAGTGCCCACAAATCCCACGAGGATCAAGGCTGCGTATATCAACTGGCGGATGCGAGATGCTTGGCTCACGAAAAACCTACTTTTTATTGAATGCAGCCTGGCCTTTATCAATGACTTTTAAGAGCTGCTTCGCCGATGGAGAGGCTTGAGACTCAAATTGCTTACGAACCTCTTTGCCCTTTTTCTGAAACACCTTTCTCTCCGCTTTTGTTAGGGCGTAGACTTTGATTCCGTAGCTCTTGAAGTTTTCGATGAGCTGGCCTTCAAGCTGGCGCACACCTGCACGACCTTCCTCGGCATCTTTCTGAGCATGAGCCAAGCAGGCCTTCTGCAAATCGGGAGTGAGTGTATCGAAGAACTTCTTACTGTAGATAATCGTCGCCGGCTGATAAACGTGCTGCGTGAGCGTATAGTGCGTGATGTGTGGCTGCCAGTTGGCGGCAAAAGTGTAAAGGGGTGTCTGCCCGAAGGCTGTCACTTTCTTCGTCCTCAAAGCATCAACCACATCCGGAATATCTAAGGGCACTGGCGTGGCACCAATGACTTTCCAGGTAAGGGGGTGAATGACCGATGGCTGAACCCGAATCGGGATTCCTGCAAAATCAGCAGGACTCTTTGTGAACTTGCCGCTGTTTCCAACGCTCTGCCATCCGTTTTCTGCCCATTGATAAAATACCAAGTCACCCTTGGCCATGATCTCGCGTACCAGCGGTGTAGCGTGATTATCCAGAACGTAATCCACTTGCTCGGTAGAGTCCCAGAGAAAGGGAAGGTCGAAAACTTCGAACTCGGGGATATGAAAGTTCATGGCTGAAAGCGTGCCGCCGTACATGTGTAGGTCAGACTTAATAACCTTTTTGAGACATTCCTGTTCGCCACCCTTGGCTCCGCCCCAATAAACTTTCATTTTGATAACACCACCCGAGTCTTTTCGAATGTGTTTCTTAATGCCCTTGGTTTGCTGCTCCCATGGTGTGCCTGGTGGTGCGACCGTACATACCTTTAGCTTGATTTTATCAGCAGCGCTCGCGAAAGAAGCAAACGCCATAACCAAGGAAACAAGGCTAAGAAAGACGAGAGGTGAAGAGGTTCGAATTCGATTCATCGGGACAATTTCCTCTGAGAGATAAATGCTCACTTACCGTACGAATGAAACCAGCCCCAAACTGGCTTAGGCATCTTTATAAAATCAAAATTCCAGGGATAGTACCAGTACCGTCTATCAACAATCCTACCGACATTATCTTACCTTCACCTATGATTTGACGTGCAGACACCTGAAGCTGTGGCACAATTGGAAGTAGAATGAGCCAACCCACACCAAAGCCAGCTACTTTCACGCGTCCAGTCATCCTCCGGCGCAAGGTGACGAAGACCGGGGTTCGAACGCCGCGCCTTCGACGAGGATACCGCGATTTATCGGTTCTCAAGGAAGCAGAATGGCTTGAGCTACGCGAAGCGCTTGAGGCCGGAAAACCAAAAGGCCATTTTGTGGACGTGATGGCCTGTCAGCCGGAAGACACATTGCCGCAGCACCATGGGAAAATCTTACCCGCCGGCTACAAAAGGCTCAAGACTCCCTGACCCAGTCGATGCCAGGCTCAGAAGTTCATTGGGAACCCCCATTTGCGTCAAGGGGCCAGCCATATCCACTGGCATAGGAGCTTGAATCTCCACGAGCACATCGCTAACCGGATGATTAAAAGAGATGCATGCCGCATGCAGAGCCAAGCGGTTCAAACTAAAGCGCTCACGAAAAAGCCGATTCTGGTCGCCTTTGCCGTAGTTAACGTCACCAATCAACGGGTGAGTAATGTGCTTTAGGTGCCTGCGTATTTGATGTAATCGCCCGGTTTGCGGCCACGCTTCGACCAGTGAATACCTTTCGAAGGTAAAGATTCTCCTGTAGCGGGTGACCGCATCAACCCTCGGACCTTTCGGCTTCTTTGGGACAGGGTTATCAATCAACCCGTCATCCGGAGTGATCCCGCGGACCAACGCCAAGTATCCCTTTCGAACAGTTCCAGCTTCGAAGCTTTGCGACAGAACACGAGCTGCATCTTTATGGAGGGCGAAAATCAATGCACCGCTTGTAGGTCGATCCAGCCGATGAACGGGGAATACATGGCAACCGACCAAATCACGAACCAGGGTCATGGCGACCACTTTGTCGTTGTCCCAGCCTCGATGAACCAGCAAGCCCGAGGGCTTATTCACCACAACAATATCCTCGTCGCGGTGAAGAACCTCAATATCAAAAGCCTGTTCCTCGTGCTCTTCAGTCATCTAAGCGGGGCTAAATCACGACTATGGCCATTTGTCACCCTCAGTCGCAGTGGATAATCGACGCTGGGCTTTTGCCGCTTTTAAGAACCTGTACGGCACATGTTGGATTCGAAATATCGTTACAATGTATCAGGGATGCTGGGCTATGGTCGGTACGAAGCAGGGCAACCTGGTGCTCCGGTCACGGTTCCCGAGATAAGATTGCTACCAGTCATTTTACCTTTGAGCCCGACCATTTGATAACCCGCCGGCTTCGCCAGCCACTTCGTGGGCTTAAATACCAGCGCTCCCGAAAACGGGTCCATCCCAGCTTTCATTTGAAAGCTACCTCTTGGCGCACCGGGATTCGTTGGGTGACCTGAAAACTGAAATGCCTCATCAAATCAACCTCAACCTTAAATGTATATATTACGACGTTCTCGACTCATAACGCCTGTCGGGACTTGGAAGACAGCAACAAATCCATAAGCTAATCCTCTTCGGTCTAAATTACAGAATTGTCTGTCTCACCCAAGCATAAGCACCGTGCTCATTAACTCGATGCAGAACCCCTTAACATTAGTCTACTCCTCTGAATTTATTACATTTTCATGTTTAAGGTTGTTCCTAACTCGGGCTACCGTTAGAGTTCATTATAATCTCTAGCCAGTATGGGGAGTTGTAAGTGGCTGATGATTTTGAACAAACCCAAATGATGGAGGCAATCTCCGATCAGGTTGAAGAAGCCAGCTCAACAGCGCCTTGTCTTGTAGCATTTGCCGGGAAACTGCTCGGTCAAACTTTTCCTATTGAAAAAGATGAAATCATTCTTGGGCGCGTCCCAGAAAATGACGTGGTAGTTCCCGACAGGGGTGTTTCGCGTAAACACTGCCGTCTCGTCCGAAGAAAAGAGCGCATATTCATTCAGGACCTGAAGTCCACCAATGGAACACTCATCAACGAGTTACCCATTGCCAAAAGTGAATTACGAGATGGAGATTTCGTAAAAATTGGTTCAGCTGTTTTTCAGTTTACTTTTCGAAACGCGACCGAAGCTTGCTTTCATGAAGAGCTCTACAAGCTCACCACCATCGATTCGCTCACCGGTGCTTTTAATCGCCGACACTTCGACAGTTGCTTGAGCGCCGAAATCGGCCGTGCTGAACGGTACGGACGCTGTCTTACCGTTGGACTGGTCCGTATTCACCAACTCCAAAATATCACAACCGAACACGGCTCCGAAGGCCAACAGCACATCCTTCGAGGCTGCGCCTCTGTCATGAAAAGTTATTTGCGACAAAACGATGTGGTGGCGAGGTTTACGGACGAAGTCTTTGCAGTGATTATTCCCGAGGTTACGGAAGACAACGCTCAGCTAGCTTTTCAAAAACTTCTAAAGGCCGTTAAAGAGCAACCGTTTGAACATGATGGAAAAGCGCTAACTGTGAGTCTGTGCCTCGGAACAGCTACAGCCAGCCCTACACAAAACAAACGCGTGCATTCTGAAGATCTCATTGCCGCCTGTACCATCGCAATCGAAAAAGCCTTCGCTCAGGGGCCACACACCTTGGTTCATGAGGAATTAGGAGAGGCATAACGCCACCGCAAATATGAGCGAAGATTCCGAAGAACGCATCCAGAGCTTTAGTGCTGGCGAGGTTATCCTAAAAGAGGGCGACCCTGGAACCACTGCGTATATTATCCACCAAGGAAGCGTGACGGTTACCAAAAAGTTTCTCGGTAAGGACCAGGCTTTAGGAACACTCCAAAAAGGCGACTTCTTCGGAGAGATAAGCCTCATCACCGAGGCCCCCCGAACTGCAACCGTTCGAGCTCTCGAAGATGTACAGTTGATGGAGATGGATTGGCCCACGTTTCAAAGACGGGTCAGACGCCACGGCTTCCTTGCTGTTAAAGTTATTAAGAGTCTTGTTGAGAGACTTGCAGCATCGCTCAACACAAAAGCGACGGTCTCCCAAGAGCTACAGAGTGCAAATGCACAACTGGCTGAAGCAGGGCAGCAAAGACTCAAATTTATTAAGACAGTCGCTTGGGAGCTACAAATACCGCTCTCGTCTATCATTGGCCCCCTTAAAGAGGAGCATATCTCCAACCCCGAATCCAAGAATCTCGATACAGCACTCAAAAATGCTTACCGACTTTTACGAATCATCACTCAAACTCGGGACCTACAGCTCCTAGCATCTGAAGAAAAAGTTCTTTCTATAGGCCCGGTGAATCTCACCGAGTTCTTGAGTGACTGTGGGGACTACTTCAAAGATGTCTGCGCTGATCGCCAAGTGAATCTCGCACTCACATTCAATGGAGATCCCTGGGACGAAACGGCACTCGAAGATATCTACATCGAAGCAGATATAGAGAGCCTTGAAAAAATCGTTTTTAACTATCTTTCAAATGCTCTGAAGTTCACCCGCATGGATGTGAATATCGAGCTTGGACTTTTGGAGTGGAATGGAGCAGTTCGATGCTTTGTCCGCGACAATGGGCCAGGCATCGCTCCTGAGCATCTTCCCACCATTTTCAACCGTTTCAGTGCAAGCTACGAAGGCGGGGATGGTGAAAACGAAGGCGTTGGCATCGGATTGGTTCTGGTCCAAAAACTCGCGAAAAGCATGGGCGGAACCGTTGGCGTTGACACGTTGCTGGGTGAAGGCGCGACCTTCTATTACGAATGCCAACAAACAACGACGCCACAAACAGACTCCGGTTCCATCTTCGAAGCCAAACAGTGGATGCTCGCGGATATACTGGCTGAAGAAGATGACCTCGATGAATTCGACGACTTCGATTTCGATATGGATGATGAAAGCGACGGACAGTATGAAGGCTTTGATGTACTGGTTATCGATGGCGTTGAGGCCATGCGAGCCTTAATTGGGCGAACACTTGAACGATTAGGCTGTACCATTCACTCCGCAGGAG comes from the Deltaproteobacteria bacterium genome and includes:
- a CDS encoding DNA-binding protein, translated to MSALKRGKHRAGAPIGCKTVTTYAGSKTELESSRATSRQSVGPNKTKSVKPRTVSRRQLEREKSKANREGHPSLEVIEYDRPSVREDCRMKARPCLFVSCSHHLYLDVTEKGSIVFNYPDKEPWELEETCSLDVAEKEDGQTLDEIGGLLNLTRERVRQVERSALDKLKASGKVER
- a CDS encoding GNAT family N-acetyltransferase: MSSMHEIKSLGLRSDLMIASHKSVIEDCRDYILVKSAHNPDDCWGNFLLFKHPPAMLDAQLCNARSWEYFFHREFADQPNVGHVAFTWDSPEGIPGDSEEFLALGFHLNESRVFTASEIYPPVYGNQEIRISEINRVDQWRSVLDLLMLVRDPIHDEKAYRRYLERKVEHYRALAMKKAGAWFGAFVGEHLVGTLGMFTGEGLGRFQHVVTHPAYRRRGVCSTLMYEIGSLALTLDDVDQLVVVAPAHDDARRIYHSLGFKHSETLFSLEKSSSITDDDMSITQRMSTAQTAPITQVTPTFSSI
- a CDS encoding DUF2834 domain-containing protein, encoding MSQASRIRQLIYAALILVGFVGTQYYLIQFVEQTSGEFTIANLIAFDWARFMADGYANPAASFISVDVAIGLAGFIVFCVAECSRIKMKMGLVCIPVALFVAYAVAWPLFLLMRERHLEAPE
- the dctP gene encoding TRAP transporter substrate-binding protein DctP, with product MNRIRTSSPLVFLSLVSLVMAFASFASAADKIKLKVCTVAPPGTPWEQQTKGIKKHIRKDSGGVIKMKVYWGGAKGGEQECLKKVIKSDLHMYGGTLSAMNFHIPEFEVFDLPFLWDSTEQVDYVLDNHATPLVREIMAKGDLVFYQWAENGWQSVGNSGKFTKSPADFAGIPIRVQPSVIHPLTWKVIGATPVPLDIPDVVDALRTKKVTAFGQTPLYTFAANWQPHITHYTLTQHVYQPATIIYSKKFFDTLTPDLQKACLAHAQKDAEEGRAGVRQLEGQLIENFKSYGIKVYALTKAERKVFQKKGKEVRKQFESQASPSAKQLLKVIDKGQAAFNKK
- a CDS encoding pseudouridylate synthase, producing the protein MTEEHEEQAFDIEVLHRDEDIVVVNKPSGLLVHRGWDNDKVVAMTLVRDLVGCHVFPVHRLDRPTSGALIFALHKDAARVLSQSFEAGTVRKGYLALVRGITPDDGLIDNPVPKKPKGPRVDAVTRYRRIFTFERYSLVEAWPQTGRLHQIRRHLKHITHPLIGDVNYGKGDQNRLFRERFSLNRLALHAACISFNHPVSDVLVEIQAPMPVDMAGPLTQMGVPNELLSLASTGSGSLEPFVAGG
- a CDS encoding GGDEF domain-containing protein, encoding MADDFEQTQMMEAISDQVEEASSTAPCLVAFAGKLLGQTFPIEKDEIILGRVPENDVVVPDRGVSRKHCRLVRRKERIFIQDLKSTNGTLINELPIAKSELRDGDFVKIGSAVFQFTFRNATEACFHEELYKLTTIDSLTGAFNRRHFDSCLSAEIGRAERYGRCLTVGLVRIHQLQNITTEHGSEGQQHILRGCASVMKSYLRQNDVVARFTDEVFAVIIPEVTEDNAQLAFQKLLKAVKEQPFEHDGKALTVSLCLGTATASPTQNKRVHSEDLIAACTIAIEKAFAQGPHTLVHEELGEA
- a CDS encoding cyclic nucleotide-binding domain-containing protein, which codes for MSEDSEERIQSFSAGEVILKEGDPGTTAYIIHQGSVTVTKKFLGKDQALGTLQKGDFFGEISLITEAPRTATVRALEDVQLMEMDWPTFQRRVRRHGFLAVKVIKSLVERLAASLNTKATVSQELQSANAQLAEAGQQRLKFIKTVAWELQIPLSSIIGPLKEEHISNPESKNLDTALKNAYRLLRIITQTRDLQLLASEEKVLSIGPVNLTEFLSDCGDYFKDVCADRQVNLALTFNGDPWDETALEDIYIEADIESLEKIVFNYLSNALKFTRMDVNIELGLLEWNGAVRCFVRDNGPGIAPEHLPTIFNRFSASYEGGDGENEGVGIGLVLVQKLAKSMGGTVGVDTLLGEGATFYYECQQTTTPQTDSGSIFEAKQWMLADILAEEDDLDEFDDFDFDMDDESDGQYEGFDVLVIDGVEAMRALIGRTLERLGCTIHSAGDGREGLLKAQEIKPDLIITDWDLKHTAGPDLIKEIRATSNLSHTRFIMLTTKTDEASRQIGKEIGVDSYLGKPFNDQEVTGSVKTLLEERRKENADEQVKQDYARKLLQRFLPPPLIEEVLSSGGEIDTEPKSISATILFSDLVGFTALTSKLRSVKMARILNEYLHCMNNVIFEHGGTVDKFIGDAIMVIFGAPNTMDPEIQAQKATDCAMRMQEAMVDLNEAWSKDEIPELQMRIGIHHGPVVVGHFGSEMRSDYTAIGPTVNLASRIEGHCDPGEVYVSGEVCDYLPEDKASEAGSFELKGVSGERTLYKLNR